From Trichoplusia ni isolate ovarian cell line Hi5 chromosome 20, tn1, whole genome shotgun sequence, a single genomic window includes:
- the LOC113503713 gene encoding xanthine dehydrogenase-like isoform X1 → MDCIKFRVNGVERVVGSEISSDVTLLDYLRNHLELRGTKYMCREGGCGACIVTASKAPGTPHVSVNSCLVTIGSCDGWDIVTIEGLGNRKTGYHTLQKTLAENNGTQCGYCSCGWVMAMHGVMESKGNFTMKELENSFGSNICRCTGYRPILEAFKKFAVDAPKEDRITDVSKLAICNSKGKCCKDEEGWCMVNEDDAHMNKVKSIRLKDGKNWFKARVLQDIFDIFAKEGTDSYMLVGGNTAKGVSPISEYPRVMIDISAVHELRAVQYDQNIIIGAATTLTEFQNILEAKSTEDAFSYFSQLIYHVKLVAHIPVQNIGTIAGNLMIKHADNMFQSDIFLLLETVGAMLNIVDQQQTKYTVSLVDFLKMDMKGKVIVNVMFPPLSDRHKIYTYKLMSRAQSVHAIVNAGFLYELDPTTNVVQSARIVYGALSPNFTRAKATEAYLIGKPLFTNETLQGAMGVLNGEMIIVENPPEPSVEYRRYLACVLFYKGLLTLSPPEMLQRRLNSGAVSLHDVRPVSTGLQVIQTDPNLWPYNQPIMKDEAMIQCAGEAKFTEDIPAMPGQVYGAFVLSTIALGTIVKIDASAALSTPGVLAFYTAKDIPGLNSYTPNDISLYSANEEILCDGNVRYYNQPIGIVVAETHQIASRATQLVQVKYNSGAKPVIDIKEAVKDSSRSSLVTSFEATNPGTDVYKTISGSNTLYGQYHFPMETLACIAKPSEEGLEVHSTTQYLDGVQTMIARALNMDASRIDVHVRRLGGGYGLKLSRGSQAAVACSMIVQKLQRPCRFVLPLSTIMQSVGKRTPCISIFEVAVNREGLIQSLDSNLYEDSGYVINEMMSTLGLDVYNNCYDKSKINYKVYDTVTDMASNTFCRSPGTLEAISAFEHIMEQISYELSVDPAEVRLANTDPDHLTEMKNVFETLKTNADYVSRRAAVNSYNTENRWKKRGLRWAFVKWVPTGAQQFNVIMSVYRVDGTITITHAGVEMGQGINTKAKQIAAHLLNVPLDKIQIKGNNTHVAPNSYLSGGSLTTTSVMIGLKKCCEQLNARLEPIRATLENPTWEELIAAASTADVDLQTHGYAGFNDAQSYHVYGMALCEVELDVLTNEFEILRVDLLQDVGLSVSPEIDIGQVEGGFVMGLGYWTCEKLVYSEQGQILTDRTWNYHLPLAKDIPQDFRVYLKKNSYSNDFIMGAKGTGEPPICAAVVIAFAIREAMVEARKEIGIPSTEWFPIDGPYSGEAIHNAIKTNIKDFRFY, encoded by the exons TGCCTGGTGACCATAGGTTCATGCGATGGATGGGACATAGTGACGATCGAAGGCTTGGGTAATAGGAAGACCGGTTACCACACTCTGCAGAAGACGTTGGCAGAAAACAATGGAACCCAATGCGGATACTGCAGCTGTGGCTGGGTGATGGCCATGCATGG AGTCATGGAGAGCAAAGGAAACTTTACTATGAAAGAACTCGAAAATTCTTTCGGTAGCAACATCTGCCGTTGCACTGGTTACCGTCCTATCCTAGAAGCTTTTAAGAAGTTCGCTGTGGATGCTCCAAAAGAAGACAGAATTACGGACGTTAGTAAATTAGCTATTTGCAATAGTAAAGGAAAATGTTGTAAAGATGAAGAAGGCTGGTGCATGGTTAACGAAGATGATGCGCATATGAATAAAGTAAAGTCAATCCGACTGAAAGATGGTAAAAACTGGTTTAAAGCTAGAGTCTTACaagatatttttgatatatttgcAAAAGAAGGTACAGATTCTTATATGCTGGTCGGTGGAAATACTGCAAAAG GCGTCTCTCCCATAAGTGAATATCCTCGAGTAATGATTGATATAAGTGCAGTCCATGAGCTGAGAGCTGTGCAATACGATcagaacataataattggaGCTGCCACGACGTTGAcagaatttcaaaacattttggaAGCTAAGTCAACTGAAGACGCCTTCAGTTATTTTAGTCAATTGATATATCATGTGAAGCTAGTAGCTCACATTCCTGTACAAAAT ATAGGAACGATTGCCGGGAATTTGATGATCAAACATGCAGACAACATGTTCCAGTCTGATATATTCCTTCTGTTAGAGACAGTTGGAGCCATGTTAAATATTG TGGACCAGCAGCAAACGAAGTATACAGTCTCATTAGTAGACTTCTTGAAGATGGATATGAAAGGAAAAGTAATTGTGAATGTCATGTTTCCACCTCTAAGTGATAGAcataaaatctatacatataag TTGATGTCTAGAGCCCAAAGTGTTCACGCCATCGTCAACGCTGGTTTCCTTTACGAGTTGGATCCCACCACGAACGTGGTTCAAAGTGCACGGATCGTGTATGGCGCTTTATCCCCTAACTTCACCAGAGCAAAAGCTACCGAGGCTTATCTGATCGGAAAGCCTTTGTTCACCAACGAAACGCTGCAAGGAGCAATGGGAGTCTTGAATGGAGAGATGATCATTGTAGAAAATCCTCCAGAACCATCTGTAGAATATAGACGGTATCTTGCTTGTGTACTGTTTTATAAG GGACTTTTAACACTCTCCCCACCCGAGATGTTACAGCGTCGTCTGAATTCTGGTGCAGTTAGCTTGCATGATGTGAGACCGGTATCGACTGGGCTGCAGGTCATACAAACTGATCCTAATCTGTGGCCTTATAATCAACCTATTATGAAGGACGAAGCAATG ATTCAATGCGCTGGAGAAGCTAAATTTACTGAAGATATTCCTGCCATGCCTGGTCAAGTGTATGGAGCATTCGTATTAAGTACTATCGCTTTGGGAACTATCGTTAAAATTGATGCCAGCGCTGCATTG AGTACTCCAGGTGTTCTGGCATTTTACACAGCCAAAGATATTCCCGGCCTTAACTCCTACACGCCTAATGACATTTCATTATACTCCGCCAATGAAGAAATTTTATGCGATGGTAATGTCAGATACTATAATCAGCCTATAGGAATTGTAGTAGCTGAGACTCACCAAATAGCGTCCAGAGCAACGCAACTTGTCCAAGTAAAGTACAACAGTGGAGCAAAACCAGTAATAGATATCAAAGAAGCTGTTAAGGATAGTTCTAGAAGTAgtcttgtgacgtcatttgaAGCCACGAATCCTGGTACAGATGTGTACAAAACTATATCTGGCAGTAACACGTTATATGGACAATACCATTTCCCTATGGAAACATTAGCTTGCATCGCGAAACCATCGGAAGAAGGTCTGGAAGTGCACTCGACGACACAATATCTTGATGGTGTACAGACTATGATAGCTAGAGCTCTTAATATGGATGCAAGCAg gatCGACGTGCACGTTCGTCGCCTCGGTGGTGGGTATGGATTGAAGTTATCCCGCGGCTCACAGGCTGCAGTAGCCTGCAGTATGATTGTACAAAAGCTGCAACGTCCATGCCGATTCGTTTTGCCTTTGTCGACAATTATGCAATCTGTAGGAAAGAGGACACCATGTATTTCAATTTTCGAG gtagcAGTAAATCGCGAAGGTCTCATCCAAAGTCTAGATTCTAATCTCTATGAGGATAGTGGATACGTGATCAACGAAATGATGTCAACACTAGGACTCGACGTCTACAACAACTGCTACGACAAATCTAAGATTAACTACAAAGTCTACGACACCGTCACGGATATGGCCTCTAATACGTTCTGTAGATCGCCAG GTACGCTTGAAGCTATATCGGCATTCGAACACATAATGGAACAAATTTCATATGAGCTATCCGTAGATCCTGCGGAGGTACGATTAGCAAATACCGATCCAGACCATTTGactgaaatgaaaaatgtttttgaaactctCAAGACAAATGCCGATTATGTTTCTCGAAGAGCGGCAGTTAATTCATATAATACAGAAAATAGATGGAAAAAACGAGGTTTGAGGTGGGCTTTCGTTAAGTGGGTGCCGACTGGAGCTCAACAATTCAACGTCATCATGTCTGTCTACCGCGTTGATGGTACGATAACGATAACCCATGCTGGAGTTGAAATGGGTCAAGGCATAAACACTAAAGCCAAACAGATTGCGGCTCATCTTCTCAACGTACCTCttgataaaattcaaattaaaggCAACAACACTCACGTTGCACCGAACAGTTATCTAAGTGGAGGAAGTCTTACTACTACAAGTGTTATGATTGGCCTGAAGAAATGTTGCGAACAATTGAATGCGCGGTTAGAACCGATTCGAGCTACTTTAGAAAATCCAACTTGGGAAGAACTGATAGCTGCAGCCTCTACTGCGGATGTTGATCTACAAACTCATGGATACGCGGGATTTAATGATGCCCAATCATATCACGTGTATGGAATGGCATTATGTGAAGTAGAACTTGATGTTTtgacaaatgaatttgaaatattgagAGTCGATTTATTACAAGATGTGGGGTTGAGCGTTAGTCCTGAAATTGATATTGGTCAA GTTGAAGGAGGCTTTGTCATGGGCTTAGGGTACTGGACTTGCGAGAAACTTGTCTACAGTGAACAAGGGCAGATTTTGACAGACAGAACATGGAACTACCATCTGCCTTTGGCCAAAGATATACCTCAAGACTTCAGAGTGTATCTGAAGAAGAACTCTTACAGCAATGATTTCATAATGGGAGCTAAAG GAACTGGTGAGCCACCTATTTGTGCGGCAGTGGTCATAGCATTCGCAATCCGGGAAGCCATGGTTGAGGCAAGGAAGGAAATTGGGATTCCTTCCACAGAGTGGTTCCCTATTG ATGGGCCATATTCAGGTGAAGCTATCCACAACgccattaaaacaaacataaaagactttagattttattaa